In one window of Peptococcaceae bacterium DNA:
- the porA gene encoding pyruvate ferredoxin oxidoreductase, giving the protein MSKISVMEGSIAVAQAVKACRPKVVSAYPISPQTHIVEELAKMVADDELKAKYIRADSEFSAASVVYGSSATGVRSYTASSSQGLLLMTEVLYAMAGTRLPVVLTGVNRTVSAPITIQPDHQDTMSLRDTGVIQLYVENSQEAYATHIQAFKIAEDHDVLLPVMVCMDGWILTHSYEPIKIEDQERIDSYLPDYDPVYRLDTKNPLTYGSYADDEVPEFRLMMHFAMERAKKKIKAAAEEYKEVFGDYFGDLIEEYCCHDAEIILAAMGSVVGTIKEAVDLLREDGIKVGLLKVRAYRPFPGEEIIAAVKQAKVVVVLDKSISVGQGGQLATDIKAGFASKAAPMVLSCIAGMGGREVRIETIKNIVGIAQKALEKGNVPDIEFIDLKEQYLR; this is encoded by the coding sequence TGCCCAGGCAGTCAAGGCTTGCAGGCCCAAAGTGGTTTCCGCTTACCCTATTAGCCCTCAGACTCATATTGTTGAAGAACTGGCAAAAATGGTGGCTGATGATGAATTAAAAGCAAAGTATATACGGGCAGATTCGGAATTTTCGGCGGCTTCGGTCGTTTACGGTTCAAGTGCAACAGGCGTTCGTTCCTATACGGCTTCTTCGTCGCAAGGGTTACTGCTCATGACCGAGGTTCTTTATGCTATGGCGGGAACTAGGCTGCCGGTTGTCCTGACAGGTGTTAACAGGACAGTTTCAGCGCCCATTACAATCCAGCCGGACCATCAGGATACTATGTCTCTAAGGGATACCGGAGTTATCCAGTTGTACGTTGAGAACAGCCAGGAGGCTTATGCCACGCATATCCAGGCGTTCAAGATTGCCGAGGACCATGATGTTTTATTACCGGTCATGGTCTGCATGGATGGCTGGATCCTGACCCATTCTTATGAACCTATCAAAATTGAGGACCAAGAACGTATTGATTCTTATTTGCCGGATTATGATCCAGTTTACCGGCTTGATACGAAAAACCCCTTAACGTACGGCTCTTATGCTGATGATGAAGTGCCCGAATTCAGATTGATGATGCATTTTGCCATGGAAAGAGCTAAAAAGAAGATCAAGGCAGCGGCTGAAGAATATAAAGAGGTTTTCGGTGATTATTTTGGCGATCTCATCGAGGAGTATTGCTGCCATGACGCGGAGATAATTCTCGCGGCAATGGGCTCGGTGGTAGGTACGATAAAGGAAGCCGTCGATTTGCTGCGAGAAGATGGAATAAAAGTGGGACTGCTGAAAGTAAGAGCATACCGTCCTTTCCCTGGGGAAGAAATTATTGCCGCTGTAAAGCAGGCAAAAGTTGTAGTCGTACTGGATAAAAGCATTTCGGTCGGTCAGGGCGGGCAGCTGGCTACCGATATAAAGGCGGGTTTTGCCAGTAAAGCAGCGCCAATGGTCCTAAGTTGTATTGCTGGTATGGGCGGCAGGGAGGTAAGGATAGAGACCATAAAAAATATTGTCGGTATAGCGCAAAAAGCGCTGGAAAAGGGAAATGTGCCGGATATAGAGTTTATAGATTTGAAAGAACAATATTTACGTTAA
- a CDS encoding C-GCAxxG-C-C family protein, whose amino-acid sequence MMDKIYNVLKEMSKDNFQKLYDRGFEAEKIYFNCGQCVLVPFVEYLGFDEVLFKAGSGMAAGIGQMGDACGAYTGGALLLGVLFGRSYRDLEGDIETGKAKFRNACRLVREFREKFVNEYKGINCREVQTTIFGRSYNLLDMDKDFPAFEAAGGHTTKCTDVIGKTTRMIAEVMLKELEKQHNAN is encoded by the coding sequence ATGATGGATAAGATTTATAACGTTTTAAAGGAAATGAGTAAGGACAATTTTCAGAAACTATATGACCGCGGTTTTGAAGCAGAGAAGATTTATTTCAACTGCGGTCAGTGCGTACTAGTGCCATTTGTCGAATATCTTGGGTTTGATGAGGTTCTGTTTAAAGCAGGTTCAGGGATGGCTGCAGGGATAGGGCAAATGGGGGATGCTTGCGGGGCGTATACAGGCGGAGCACTTCTCTTAGGCGTTCTTTTTGGCAGGTCTTACCGGGACCTGGAGGGCGATATTGAGACTGGAAAAGCCAAATTCCGCAATGCTTGCAGGCTGGTGCGGGAATTTAGAGAAAAATTCGTGAACGAATACAAGGGGATTAACTGCAGGGAGGTTCAAACGACAATATTTGGCAGGTCCTATAATCTTTTGGACATGGACAAGGATTTTCCCGCTTTTGAAGCGGCCGGCGGTCACACGACGAAATGTACGGATGTTATTGGGAAAACAACAAGGATGATTGCGGAAGTTATGCTTAAAGAATTGGAAAAACAGCATAACGCTAATTGA